The Neospora caninum Liverpool complete genome, chromosome X genome includes a region encoding these proteins:
- a CDS encoding Glycosyltransferase family protein, related encodes MLRLVQSFNPRFFRLHFLLADSDATSLRQLACASWPPFQDAQRPDEKFERDDTAAEDAVHGDPAEHDLRRLMRRRGFRFSRIPRSREVGQAWVSSFFSSVQALLFCLRLVWRLNPDLVLVNGPGTCVPVAVAALLRELFVGRRFSLVYVESVCRVESLSLSGCLLYPFADRFLVQWPRLAEKFAKCEYVGSMF; translated from the exons ATGCTGCGGCTGGTCCAGAGTTTCAatcctcgctttttccgcctgcacttcctcctcgctgACTCCGACGCCACCAGCCTGCGGCAACTCGCTTGTGCCTCCTGGCCGCCTTTTCAG gACGCACAGCGGCCAGACGAGAAGTTCGAACGCGACGACACCGCGGCGGAAGATGCAGTGCACGGAGATCCCGCGGAGCACGACTTGAGGAGGCTGATGAGACGGCGTggtttccgcttttcgcgAATTCCGAGAAGCCGGGAAGTCGGCCAGGCTTGggtctcgtccttcttctcttctgtgcaggctcttcttttctgtctccgtctcgtgtGGAGACTAAACCCAGACCTG GTGCTCGTGAACGGACCTGGGACGTGCGTTCCCGTCGCGGTGGCTGCTTTGCTGCGCGAG CTCTTCGTAGGCAGGCGCTTCAGCCTCGTCTACGTCGAGAGTGTGTGCCGCGTCgagtcgctgtctctctccggctgtctcctctaTCCCTTCGCCGACCGTTTCCTGGTTCAGTGGCCTCGCCTAGCTGAGAAATTCGCCAAGTGTGAATACGTGGGGAGTATGTTTTAA